From the genome of Leishmania major strain Friedlin complete genome, chromosome 35:
TTCCTTCTTGTCCCCCTGCCCCGGATCGGCGGGGCTGCGGGTTTGCTtagagggaggaggggtgccTAATAAACCAAAAGATACGGAAAGGGGAGAAAAATACAGTACGGATTTGCAGCAAAGAGGCACCGATTTTTGAACATTGTGTCGatgtgtctctctctcacgctgaCAATACATCACGAATTCACGCTTGTTGACACGGTAGAGGCCCACTCGAGTTGCTATCTGCGAATTGGCGCACCCACAGGGCGCTCGCCTACCGTAAAGGAAAAGAATTACATAGGGTAGGGGGGTGGCTTGTATCCTTCTTGACTTTTAGTATCCAGGCTTCGTCATTCCAACCGGCATatacacacagatacacgcAGGTAGATAAGCTTCGACGTCGGTCGGGTGAGTGCAAGCCCTCTCGTGCCTATCCATGACTTCCATTGCATCACAGATCCTAGCCGCTCTGGCGGCTGCCTCCAGCCCTGTCGCCGAGACGCGCCATGCCGGTGATCttcagctccagcagctgaagTTGAACGCCACCGCCTACTTCTCCAGCTGTGCGGAAATCTTCGTCTCGCAGCAGGCTGATCTACGCGGGCGGCAGTTAGTGGGCTTCCAGCTCAAGAATAGTCTCGCAGaccccgcgtgtgcgcagaaCGCGCAACTTCAATCGGCAGTGTGCGAGCAGGCGGTCGCCGACCCGCAGCGCATCATCCGAAACGTCGCCGGCAGTATTATTagcgtggcggtgcgcgaggGGCTGTGGCCTGCGGAACCGGTCGTCCGACAACTCGGCACCATTCTCACCCACCGGAGCAACGAACTTGGCGCGGTGCACGGTGCCATCCGCACCTTGTCGTACATCGTCGACGATGCGGTGTCGCTGCTCGATGCCGCGGGGCTGACGaagccggtgctgctggctgcgctgccgtacCTCACGTCCACCGCCTTTGGCACGACCGGAGCAGATGTGCTCGAGATACGCGTCAAGGCCCTCGAGGTTGTCGCACTGATTTTGGAACATGCGGGTATGGACTTCGAGTCGAACAGCTACAAGAGTCTGCAGGGCGGCATCACCAGCGTCGTGCAGGCGTGCTTCGACAACCTGAAGGCACCCCTCTCTCAAGCCATCGCCACACAGTGCATTCGCTGCATGGCGCTGTCCCTCACGTTCTACCAAGAGATTGACGACGACCTGTTTGGGCAGATCGGCCAGCTCATGTACCAGGCGACCACTGCAGGCAACGGGGCTGCCCCGGCCaacgcagaggaggagagtcTCCGTATTGAGGCGACGGAGTTCTGGCGCGCCATCTTGCACTTTCCTCATTTTGCTGAGGTGGCCCAGTCGACTGTCGTGCAAATAATTCCGGTGATCATTCGGTCGATGATCTACTCCGAGATGGAGATCGGTATGCTGCAGGCGAGCGCCGAGGACTGGCAGGTGCCGGACAAGATGGACTCGATTCGGCCGCGCCACTACACAGAGCTCAACAGGgccgctggcgacggcggcaacgacggcgaggaggacaacggcgaggacgacgacgaggtggaggagTGGAACCTGCGCCGCGTCTCGGCGTTGACTTTAGATGAACTCAGTCAGTACTACGGCGACCTTCTTCTTCTGCCAGTGCTGAGCTGTGTCGAGGGGATGATCCGGTCTGGGCCGGCCGGCTGGCGCCAGCAGGAGGCCGGTGTGCTTGCCATCGGTGCGTTTTGCGAGGGTTGCTACGACTCCCTGGTGCAGTTTCTGCCTGATATTTGCCCGAtgcttctgcagctgctcgaggcGGCTGATGCGCATTTTCTCGTGGTGAGCATTTCGCTCTGGTCGTGCACTCGCCTCGGCAGCTACTTCCTCTCGAACCATCCGCTGATGGAGCGACTGATGGCGTGCATTCTGCGTAAGATGGAGAACCCGTCCAAGATGGTGCagggcgccgccgtcgaggcgctgcgcagcatgcTGGAAATGGCGGAGGAAGGCCAGGTGGACGCGGCCGCCCCGGCGATTGTGCGCTCCATCGCGACATGCTTTGGCGCCTATCAGCTCAAGAACCGTGTGCTTCTCTTGGAGGCAGTGCAGTCTGTCTGCCAGACCCtgggcgctgccgtgcgcggcagcgaggaaCTCATCTCCGCCCTTCTTGCGCCGCTGGGTCAACTGTGGTCGCAGACTCCGAATGACAGCCCCCTGCTGTGGAGCCTGTTCGACTGCATGGCAACCGTGTGCGCCACGCTTGGGCCAGCGATGCAGCCCATGACTGGCGAGATCTTCAACCGCAGtttctcgctgctgcgtgagcatctgcagcagcgacacgccGCCCTTCAATCGGGCGACATTCCGCCGGATGAGGAGTTCACCGTGACCTCGTCCATCTTGCTGAGTGGACTGTTTGACGCCATGGGGTCGGGACTGGAGCCTTTGGTGGCTCAGAATGAGCCGGTGTTCATGCAGCTGACGCTCTCCATGCTCTCCGACGCGTCACCGCACATTCGGCAGAACGGCTTCTGCCTCGCGAGCGATGTGGCACGCACGTGCCCGATGCACTTGCAGCAGGTGCTTCCCCAGTTCTGCGACGTGGCGGTGCAGAATGTCACGATGGCCGACGAGTCGTGCTACGCGGTGGTCAGCAATGTTGCCTGGGCGGTGTGCAACTTGCTGGAGCATGAAGTGGATGGCACTGGCGCTCCGACGATGCAGGCAAGCCCGGCAATGTCGCAGCTATTTGCGCTCTTTGCGAAGTTGCTGGGACAGACCAACATCACGTCGGATATGCGCAACATGGCAGAGAATGTGTCGCTGTGCCTCGGCGTCATGCTGTACGTCGACTCCGACGTGGAGTCGAAGGCGGGCTGCTCCGTGGAGCTCTTTGCGGGTGCGTTTTGCCGCTTCGTGCGCAACGTCCGCGAgtcatcgtcgctgctggaggctGGCACGAACGGTTTTCTGATGGCAGTGCAGCAGAAGCCGAGCGCTGTGGTGAACAATCTTGGGCTCTTCTGCGATCTTGGTTGCTCCGTGGCAGTGGAGGGCGTGGAGGCAAGCCGCATGATCCGTCATCTGCTTTCGAACGCTTCGCGAGCGAACCCCGACGTGTGGCGCCAGGCGCTTGCCGCGTGCACAGAGCCGACCCGCAAGAAGCTGTACGAACGGTACGGCTTTCAGTAGGGCGGGAGCGCGCGAGAAGTCTGTTGTGGTTGAGTCGGAGGTGTACCGCCGGCGTCAGCTGACCATGAACAGGCGgacgaaaaaagaaaataCAGCAAAGGATATGGAAGGCGGACGTGGCCTTCACGGTAGCCAACGGTGGACTCTGTGCAAGAAACATCCAACCGTTGGCGTGCGTTTGAGCACGCCTGCATATCGGGTTGttcgtttccttttttcgGCTCTATGTTTggcacgcggcgcacctccGTTCTCCGctccttttttgtgtgttttgtgAGCTTCTCTTGTGTTTCCTCTCCAGCAGTGGCCTCGTTAATTATGTTCTCTCCTCAGCTCAACGAACAACGACACCGAAACAACAAAGAAGTGGAAGTGAAGCCGAGAGATGggagagtgtgtgcgtgcggtggtgttgtAAGTATGtctttgtgtctgtgtaATTGGGTCTCGTCGTCTAatggagagaagagggtgaGGCAGCAAGCTGAGGGAAGgaagggtgggtgggtcgTTTCTGCCCATCTCTCCGTTCATCACCTGCTTGTTGTCGCCACCTTTCCATCTGTCTTCGCTGCGCCCcacctttctttttctctgaTCTTGCGTCATTGTCTTTTCATTGGTACCCGTGTACGGCACCGGATTTCCCCGTCCTCCGCGCTCGCCTTCTCTCGCGGTCTCCTCGATCGtttactctctctctctctctcacgcccTGCCTGGCGCACGGCCTTTTCTTTTGGCCTGCTTTCCTCAGTGTTGTGGTCGTCTCTACTCTCGTACCCggccctccccaccccactccgCTCACGCGTTGTTGTACCTGTCGCTCCCTCGAGGTAACTGTgtggagaagagggaagggaggagacgTGGTGTGGGTGCTCTGGACGACGGAGCTGATGCCGAGGCGCGGTGTATGACGGAGAAAgcaagcagcgcatcgaAGAACTGACGAGGGAGAAGTTGTTTATGGCGCtagccaccaccactctcAGTTCGACGGCAACCGCCACAAAAGAATGCATAAACAGCAGACTAGCTGACGATCAAAGAGAGcatgcacagacacgcaggcAGGCCTGTCCTACCCCTTCCCTGTATGCTGCGTCATCCGCGCACTCGCAGATGGTGCAGTAAACGTGCACGAGACCACTCGCTGCTCATTGTCATCTCCCTTCGTACCGAGTTatggagagagggtgaggtGGTGAGTGGAGGAGAGACGTCGGGGGTGGCGGCACTGCGCAGGACTTGATCTCTGCTGAATAAGGGCCGTTTTGACAGGTGTGTGGGGCGGCAGTCGTCGTCTGTCTTCCTCTCAACTTcttttgcccccccccccccgacacacacatacgtgtCCGCAGGTAAGACTGGACGGTGCCATGACCCGCGCATGCCCTGTTTGGTTGGATTTCCCTTTTTTCCCTTGTAGGTACCGCCCGAGATTGCGTTGTGGCATACTGCGCGTGATACAGCACAACTGGGGCTGATACCAAGCGGCAGGAGGTCGGGACAGGAACGAAGGGGCTGGGTTGCGAGGGacaagggagggaaggacaTACGAGGATGTGCTGGTATCGGACTGTGATCTGGAAAGCACTTAAAAACAAAAGGATGCTCGAGGGAGCACGGCCGTGTGTTGGACAACACGAGCGACTCGATTCAACCATGCGTCCCTCTGCTCTCCGCTTTGTCCAGCAAGCCCACGGTGTGACGCAGGCGCGGCGATCCGCGCATGCTTCCTTCTGTGTGTTCACCGACCTAAAGTCACGGATAACAACCTGCATTCCTTCTTCTCTTGATCATCGTGGCAAAACATTTTCATACAAGCAttcacacagacacatacatACGTGCACATGTGTGCACCCCTACGCACTCATACCATGACGAGGGCGCGCCTTGGATGGTGAGCACTGACGACTAGCGTTCGCGCTCTCTTCTTACCGCCTTCCTCCGCCGGCAGGCGAGT
Proteins encoded in this window:
- a CDS encoding conserved hypothetical protein (previous protein_id=AAZ14457.1), producing MTSIASQILAALAAASSPVAETRHAGDLQLQQLKLNATAYFSSCAEIFVSQQADLRGRQLVGFQLKNSLADPACAQNAQLQSAVCEQAVADPQRIIRNVAGSIISVAVREGLWPAEPVVRQLGTILTHRSNELGAVHGAIRTLSYIVDDAVSLLDAAGLTKPVLLAALPYLTSTAFGTTGADVLEIRVKALEVVALILEHAGMDFESNSYKSLQGGITSVVQACFDNLKAPLSQAIATQCIRCMALSLTFYQEIDDDLFGQIGQLMYQATTAGNGAAPANAEEESLRIEATEFWRAILHFPHFAEVAQSTVVQIIPVIIRSMIYSEMEIGMLQASAEDWQVPDKMDSIRPRHYTELNRAAGDGGNDGEEDNGEDDDEVEEWNLRRVSALTLDELSQYYGDLLLLPVLSCVEGMIRSGPAGWRQQEAGVLAIGAFCEGCYDSLVQFLPDICPMLLQLLEAADAHFLVVSISLWSCTRLGSYFLSNHPLMERLMACILRKMENPSKMVQGAAVEALRSMLEMAEEGQVDAAAPAIVRSIATCFGAYQLKNRVLLLEAVQSVCQTLGAAVRGSEELISALLAPLGQLWSQTPNDSPLLWSLFDCMATVCATLGPAMQPMTGEIFNRSFSLLREHLQQRHAALQSGDIPPDEEFTVTSSILLSGLFDAMGSGLEPLVAQNEPVFMQLTLSMLSDASPHIRQNGFCLASDVARTCPMHLQQVLPQFCDVAVQNVTMADESCYAVVSNVAWAVCNLLEHEVDGTGAPTMQASPAMSQLFALFAKLLGQTNITSDMRNMAENVSLCLGVMLYVDSDVESKAGCSVELFAGAFCRFVRNVRESSSLLEAGTNGFLMAVQQKPSAVVNNLGLFCDLGCSVAVEGVEASRMIRHLLSNASRANPDVWRQALAACTEPTRKKLYERYGFQ